One genomic window of Phaseolus vulgaris cultivar G19833 unplaced genomic scaffold, P. vulgaris v2.0 scaffold_62, whole genome shotgun sequence includes the following:
- the LOC137817437 gene encoding uncharacterized protein, with amino-acid sequence MVISLIAAGRRVHHVLVDQGSSADVMFLTTFNRLRLSMDQLKPYVRRLYGLTGNEVEVHGYVELSTTFTDNLSSRTTNIRYLVVYAPSAYNILLGRPTLNRLGAVPFIRHMKMKLRSLEGTVITIVSDQKEAKKCYENCLKTRGGIFSITSKPPREDGVTREEIVRENRPEVAEGVVEKEIGGKIFKLGQSLSGELWNQISEVIARHLDAFAWSAADMSDIDPDFQCHHLTMDPSVRPVRQSRQKFNEEKRQVIWEETEKLLKAGHIKEIQYSEWLANVVLVKKANGKWRMCVDFTDLNKACPKDSYPLPSIDALVDRDSWCMLLNFLDAFSATTRS; translated from the coding sequence ATGGTAATTTCTTTGATCGCCGCCGGGAGAAGGGTACACCATGTCCTtgtagatcaaggaagttcggctGACGTTATGTTCTTAACAACCTTCAACCGTCTACGATTATCCATGGACCAGTTAAAACCGTACGTCAGACGTTTGTATGGCTTAACAGGGAACGAGGTAGAAGTCCATGGGTACGTCGAATTAAGTACCACGTTCACAGACAACCTGTCTTCGCGCACTACTAAtatcaggtaccttgttgtcTATGCACCATCGGCTTACAACATACTATTGGGAAGGCCAACTTTAAACAGGTTGGGAGCAGTTCCCTTCATAAGACACATGAAAATGAAATTGCGCTCCCTCGAGGGAACAGTAATCACCATCGtgtccgatcagaaagaagctaagaagtgttacgaaaactgCTTAAAGACAAGGGGAGGAATATTCTCTATCACGTCCAAACCGCCTAGGGAAGATGGAGTAACCCGAGAAGAGATCGTTCGAGAAAATCGACCCGAGGTTGCTGAAGGTGTGGtagagaaggagatcgggggcaaGATATTTAAACTTGGGCAATCCCTGAGCGGAGAGTTGTGGAACCAAATCTCCGAGGTCATAGCGAGGCACCTTgacgccttcgcatggtccgccgcTGACATGTCCGACATTGACCCTGATTTCCAATGTCatcacctcaccatggaccccagcGTCCGGCCTGTCCGCCAAAGTAGACAaaagtttaacgaagagaaGCGACAGGTCATTTGGGAAGAGACAGAGAAATTGTTGAAGGCTGGCCACATCAAGGAAATCCAGTACTCTGAATGGTTGGCCAATGTGGTGCTAGTGAAGAAAGCAAATgggaaatggagaatgtgcgtcgacttcacagatcttaacaaagcctgcccaaaggattcttacccGCTGCCCAGTATCGATGCCTTGGTAGACCGTGATTCATGGTGCATGTTGCTCAACTTCCTGGATGCTTTTTCGGCTAcaaccagatcatga
- the LOC137817436 gene encoding uncharacterized protein, giving the protein MNLPTTCLGPKLSFTRVVDSEAHLTTFQTQMMLTGGFDAVYCKMLMSTLSGAALEWFISLPDEHITSFDQFATLFREQYLVNKAPVRLSYDVFDFMQYQGESMKDYLNRFAIQLVRLKPTDEAMIVHAFVKGMLPGPFSESLLRVYLIA; this is encoded by the coding sequence ATGAATTTACCAACAACATGTCTAGGTCCAAAGCTCTCCTTCACAAGAGTAGTAGACTCGGAGGCCCACCTTACAACATTCCAAACCCAGATGATGCTGACCGGAGGGTTTGATGCCGTCTATTGCAAGATGTTGATGAGCACCCTGTCTGGCGCAGCACTAGaatggttcatcagcctccccgACGAACACATCACTAGTTTCGATCAATTTGCCACACTATTCAGGGAACAGTACCTTGTCAACAAGGCCCCCGTCCGGCTCTCCTACGACGTCTTTGATTTCATGCAGTACCAGGGGGAATCCATGAAGGATTATCTGAACAGATTTGCGATTCAACTGGTCCGCTTGAAGCCCACCGATGAGGCCATGATAGTCCACGCCTTTGTCAAGGGAATGCTACCTGGGCCCTTCAGTGAATCATTGCTAAGGGTCTACCTGATCGCGTAA
- the LOC137817438 gene encoding uncharacterized protein, translated as MVTTELSIRKVLQKPDVAGRMTRWTVELSEFDIHYEPRGPIKGQIYADFVVELSSTATHQEGADFKWVLSVDGSSNQQGSGTGVILEGPGGLLIEQTLRFAFKANNNQTEYEALIARMLLAKEMGAKGLLAKSNLLLVTGQVMGEYQAKDPQMAAYLEYIQVLKESFDVFELVHVPREQNARADLLAKLASLGKGADRGQ; from the coding sequence ATGGTAACGACAGAGCTTTCGATCCGCAAAGTCTTACAGAAACcagatgtggcaggaagaatgacACGATGGACGGTAGAATTATCTGAGTTTGACATACACTATGAACCTAGGGGCCCCATTAAGGGCCAGATTTATGCTGACTTCGTAGTGGAACTCTCCTCAACAGCCACCCATCAAGAAGGGGCAGATTTCAAGTGGGTACTCTCGGTAGATGGTTCGtcaaaccaacaaggtagtggaacaggtgtcattttggaaggcccgGGTGGGTTGCTAATCGAACAGACCCTCCGTTTCGCTTTCAAAGCCAATAACAACCAAACAGAGTATGAGGCCTTGATCGCAAGAATGTTGCTAGCAAAAGAAATGGGAGCGAAGGGATTGCTGGCAAAAAGCAATTTGTTGTTAGTTACGGGACAGGTCATGGGGGAGTACCAAGCtaaagatccccagatggccGCATACTTGGAATACATCCAAGTGCTGAAAGAATCGTTCGATGTGTTCGAGTTAGTCCATGTacccagagagcaaaatgcccgagctgacttgcttgctaaacTCGCCAGTTTGGGCAAGGGGGccgacagaggacagtga